One genomic segment of Fervidobacterium pennivorans includes these proteins:
- a CDS encoding 50S ribosomal protein L25, with protein sequence MEHVVNAQLRSIVGKKRAVRRLRAQGVIPAIAYGPGVDKPVSLALEKNSFLKLFKEVTESTPLTLVVKDENGKEVLKHMAFIKMVQYDKVTDEVRHIDFYIPEAHHKMKINVPLHIVGKAIGVEKGGILEVLHHEVVVEALPDRIPETIEIDVTNLDLGDSLRVKDVKLPEGVKIDMEPEDVLITIVVPRGLEVEETTTAETSEPEVLKKGKKEEEEEK encoded by the coding sequence ATGGAGCACGTAGTTAACGCGCAGCTGAGGTCTATAGTTGGTAAAAAGCGCGCAGTTAGAAGATTGAGAGCACAAGGTGTTATACCCGCTATTGCGTACGGACCTGGAGTCGATAAACCAGTTAGCTTGGCTTTGGAAAAGAACAGCTTCTTAAAGTTGTTCAAAGAAGTCACGGAGTCGACACCACTAACACTTGTTGTGAAAGATGAAAACGGAAAAGAAGTTCTCAAACATATGGCGTTCATAAAAATGGTCCAATACGACAAAGTTACAGACGAAGTTAGGCATATTGACTTTTACATCCCAGAAGCTCACCACAAGATGAAGATTAACGTTCCACTACACATCGTCGGTAAGGCGATAGGTGTTGAAAAAGGTGGAATTTTAGAAGTTCTCCACCACGAAGTTGTAGTCGAAGCACTGCCTGATAGAATACCTGAGACGATAGAAATAGATGTGACAAACTTAGACCTTGGGGATTCATTGAGGGTTAAAGACGTAAAGCTTCCTGAGGGCGTTAAAATTGATATGGAACCAGAAGATGTTTTGATAACAATAGTTGTGCCAAGGGGACTTGAAGTAGAAGAAACTACAACAGCCGAGACGTCTGAACCTGAAGTTCTTAAGAAAGGTAAGAAAGAAGAAGAGGAAGAAAAATAA
- the pth gene encoding aminoacyl-tRNA hydrolase — protein sequence MIIIGLGNPGENYANTRHNVGFMVLDRLSKSWKSGPNYLYSDINISGQKVRLVKPLTYMNLSGEVFKYLPHDDIIVVYDDLDLPLGRIRIRKDGSAGGHNGIKSIISYIGQNFPRIRIGIGPKPKEVDAADYVLSDFSSEEFEKLRKVIDLTLQAIETIVSEGIDKAMNKYNSVQVD from the coding sequence TTGATAATAATAGGGTTGGGAAACCCGGGTGAAAATTATGCAAATACTCGCCACAACGTTGGATTCATGGTTTTAGATAGATTAAGTAAGTCGTGGAAGTCTGGACCTAATTATCTTTATTCAGATATCAACATTTCTGGGCAGAAGGTAAGGTTGGTCAAACCTTTGACTTATATGAATTTGAGTGGAGAGGTATTTAAATACTTACCACATGATGATATAATAGTAGTGTATGACGACCTCGATTTACCATTGGGAAGAATTAGAATCCGCAAAGATGGTAGTGCAGGCGGGCATAACGGGATTAAATCAATAATATCGTACATCGGTCAAAATTTTCCAAGAATAAGGATAGGCATTGGACCGAAACCAAAAGAAGTTGATGCTGCGGATTACGTTCTTTCAGATTTCTCGTCGGAAGAGTTTGAAAAGCTACGTAAGGTTATTGACTTAACACTGCAAGCAATAGAAACGATTGTTTCTGAAGGCATTGATAAAGCAATGAACAAATACAATTCAGTCCAAGTCGACTAG
- the glmU gene encoding bifunctional UDP-N-acetylglucosamine diphosphorylase/glucosamine-1-phosphate N-acetyltransferase GlmU: MKVLILAAGLGKRMKSKYPKVVHKILGKPMINWVVDLGRKFGEVGVVVGHKAEVVKSYLPVDVKTYLQEPQLGTGHAVMCAKEFISPSDDVLILYGDVPLLKEETIQRLLETHTNARADVTVLTFIADDPTGYGRIVRENGKIRIVEHKDANEEQLRIKEVNSGIYVFSGKFLLDNIDKLSNNNAQGEYYLTDLIGMANNVETVLLNDPVQVFGVNDRVQLSQLEAVARDRILKELMLSGVTIVDPASTFIGPDVKIGIDTVIHPFTILEGEITIGEDCEIGPYTRIKNSILGNNVKVVRSEVEGAVIEDNVSVGPFSRLREGTILRENVKIGNFVETKKSTIGKNSKAQHLTYLGDATVGEDVNIGAGTITCNYDGYKKYQTFIGDNAFIGSNSSLVAPVKIGKGAIVGAGSVITEDVPDDALALGRARQVIKEDWAKLKREAMKNANHKE, encoded by the coding sequence ATGAAGGTGCTCATTCTTGCAGCTGGATTGGGCAAAAGGATGAAGTCAAAATATCCAAAAGTAGTCCACAAGATACTTGGCAAGCCGATGATAAACTGGGTTGTGGACTTGGGAAGGAAATTTGGAGAAGTAGGTGTTGTGGTTGGCCACAAGGCGGAGGTTGTGAAGTCGTACCTCCCAGTAGATGTTAAAACATACCTTCAAGAGCCACAACTTGGAACAGGACATGCGGTAATGTGCGCTAAAGAGTTTATATCACCAAGCGACGATGTGCTGATACTCTACGGTGACGTACCTCTTCTAAAGGAGGAAACAATTCAAAGACTTTTAGAGACCCACACAAATGCCAGAGCAGATGTTACAGTTTTGACGTTCATTGCGGATGACCCTACCGGTTATGGAAGAATTGTTAGGGAAAATGGGAAGATTAGAATTGTCGAGCATAAGGATGCTAATGAAGAACAACTAAGGATAAAGGAAGTCAACAGTGGAATTTACGTATTTTCCGGAAAATTCTTGCTGGATAATATAGATAAACTCTCCAACAACAATGCGCAGGGCGAGTATTACTTGACAGATTTAATTGGAATGGCAAATAATGTTGAAACAGTGTTGTTAAATGACCCCGTACAAGTATTTGGTGTAAATGATAGAGTTCAGCTTTCTCAACTTGAGGCTGTTGCAAGGGATAGAATTTTAAAAGAGTTGATGCTCTCAGGAGTTACGATAGTGGATCCAGCTTCAACTTTTATAGGACCGGATGTGAAAATCGGTATTGACACGGTAATTCACCCATTTACAATTTTAGAAGGAGAAATCACAATTGGTGAAGACTGCGAGATAGGACCATATACCCGAATAAAGAATTCAATACTCGGTAACAATGTCAAAGTGGTACGTTCAGAAGTTGAAGGAGCAGTTATAGAAGATAACGTATCTGTGGGACCGTTCTCACGGTTGAGAGAAGGAACAATTTTGAGGGAGAATGTAAAAATTGGAAACTTCGTGGAAACGAAGAAATCTACGATAGGAAAGAACTCAAAGGCACAGCACCTTACTTACCTGGGTGATGCAACAGTTGGTGAGGATGTTAACATTGGAGCTGGAACTATTACCTGCAACTACGATGGTTACAAAAAGTATCAAACATTTATTGGCGATAACGCATTTATAGGTAGTAATTCTTCGCTCGTTGCTCCTGTTAAAATAGGTAAAGGAGCAATTGTAGGTGCAGGCTCAGTTATCACGGAAGACGTGCCTGATGATGCTTTGGCACTTGGGAGAGCGAGACAAGTTATTAAAGAAGACTGGGCAAAGCTGAAAAGGGAGGCCATGAAGAATGCAAATCACAAGGAATGA
- a CDS encoding ribose-phosphate pyrophosphokinase, translating into MQITRNEMKIFTGNANKVLAEKVASYIGMRLGDITVGRFADGEINVRIEETVRGHDVFVIQPTCPPVNENLMELLVMIDAFKRASANSIAVVIPYYGYARQDRKAKGRDPITAKLVANLLTVAGATRVMTVDLHAEQVQGFFDIPVDNLWSFPVFLETLSKDGILNDDAVIVSPDVGGVKRARQIAERVGLPLAILDKRRPKDNVAEILNIIGDVKDKTAIIVDDIVDTARSLVEGANAVKNAGAKRVIACITHPVLSSGAVERIENSSIEKIYISDTIYHQSLPNKFHVVSVAPLLGEAIIRVRKNLSVSILFK; encoded by the coding sequence ATGCAAATCACAAGGAATGAAATGAAGATTTTCACGGGTAATGCGAACAAGGTCTTGGCAGAAAAGGTTGCTAGCTACATTGGCATGAGACTTGGAGACATTACAGTCGGAAGGTTTGCGGATGGTGAAATCAACGTTCGTATAGAGGAAACAGTCCGTGGTCACGATGTCTTTGTTATTCAGCCTACTTGCCCACCGGTTAACGAAAATCTAATGGAATTATTGGTTATGATAGATGCATTTAAACGGGCTTCTGCCAATAGCATTGCAGTTGTAATTCCTTACTACGGTTATGCAAGGCAGGATAGAAAGGCAAAAGGTAGAGACCCAATTACAGCGAAGCTTGTTGCAAATTTGCTCACAGTCGCAGGAGCAACTCGTGTGATGACTGTTGACTTACATGCCGAACAGGTCCAAGGATTCTTTGATATTCCTGTTGACAATCTTTGGAGCTTTCCTGTGTTTCTTGAGACATTAAGCAAAGATGGAATACTGAACGACGATGCCGTTATCGTTTCACCAGATGTAGGTGGTGTCAAACGAGCAAGACAAATAGCAGAAAGGGTGGGCCTCCCTCTTGCAATACTTGACAAAAGGCGTCCAAAAGACAATGTAGCTGAAATTCTTAACATAATCGGCGATGTTAAGGATAAGACAGCGATTATCGTAGATGATATAGTTGACACTGCACGTTCCTTGGTTGAAGGTGCAAATGCTGTAAAGAACGCAGGTGCAAAGAGAGTTATTGCTTGTATAACACATCCGGTTCTCTCATCTGGTGCAGTCGAAAGAATTGAGAACTCGAGTATTGAAAAGATTTATATTAGTGATACAATATATCATCAGAGTCTACCTAACAAGTTCCATGTTGTTTCTGTGGCACCTTTGCTTGGGGAAGCGATAATTAGGGTTAGAAAGAATCTCTCTGTCAGTATACTCTTCAAATAA